A genomic region of Phragmites australis chromosome 2, lpPhrAust1.1, whole genome shotgun sequence contains the following coding sequences:
- the LOC133901128 gene encoding auxilin-related protein 1-like isoform X2 — protein MADPVLVDDLGLFRPPPASVYDDMFDSCFNRAAEAPEPSSAASSSSPSPRPPVFDKPIFDDDPDAADVDPFDAIPLFGGGVGGGGGEGEENFLGGLGSAAKPEGKREPEVAGFDDDLMPGLGGSARSTEPVREAETDQEAPGFDDDSVPGFGGSTKPAPQAEPEVVGFDDGVIPGFGGSTNHDDSAREDPITREESESISSSKMSVSMPEDPFVILGAMPKSGYSSFRLFSDHLDNIGMPAKSGNTKVDAPSNTSVVFQSSDIFAGFPKAMPSYSFTSEKKSDTTERRSVDNINSMSHCNQTAQEKPVQRASAEAHGNVLPVMNVFEPSVLHEVPGTTGFQTLNPFAMDMPDELPEENQYSKMPNDVWLTVSDIALVTQPTSVPPPSRPPPPLATKQPLTESVTSKTYPHLHNQGFHHSVSSANTSKTSQINELEDFFMAKPAKFANGHPQALNHEGKEQYSSTATVSFMDWAELRHSKGINQGAFDSMFTSSQYRQQEIDEKIEFCSHEMENINEEGRVENERRQREHEEEQRSAEMEREEELEREREKVRQREQEERKRCEKEREARQAVEKAIREARERAGAEARMQAERMARQRAERAAVQKVAAEARERAVVEAKERAAKAAAEAKERAAAEARERAEAESRESAAKAAAEAREKAAAESQEKAAAEARAKAERAAVEKAAAEARRRAERAVFERVAAEARQRAANEARERAAAEARARENKHRTATAQPDLESIFGMPSRSSSVSRSQTATTNPFDVQPQGSSGSGTVRTSSGSASPFAQPSSSNLMDDLSSIFGAPSSSAVFQELDGESEERRKARLERHQRTMERAAKALAEKNERDLQAQQEQEERHRIGETLDFEIKRWAAGKEGNLRALLSTLQYILWPQCGWRPISLTDLITAASVKKEYRKATLCIHPDKVQQKGANLQQKYIAEKVFDLLKEAWNKFNSEELF, from the exons ATGGCCGACCCCGTCCTCGTCGACGACCTCGGCCTCTTCAGGCCACCGCCGGCCTCCGTCTACGACGACATGTTCGACTCCTGCTTCAACCGCGCGGCCGAGGCCCCCGAGCCGTCGTCCGcggcctcctcatcctcgccgtcgccgcgcccgcCCGTGTTCGACAAGCCGATCTTCGACGACGATCCCGACGCGGCCGATGTCGACCCCTTCGACGCGATCCCCTTGTTTGGAggtggcgtcggcggcggcggcggtgaaggGGAGGAGAACTTCCTCGGTGGCCTCGGGAGCGCGGCGAAGCCAGAGGGGAAGAGGGAGCCGGAGGTGGCGGGGTTTGATGACGACTTGATGCCTGGGCTTGGTGGGAGCGCCAGGTCGACGGAGCCGGTGAGGGAGGCGGAGACGGACCAGGAGGCGCCGGGGTTTGACGACGATTCGGTCCCTGGGTTTGGTGGGAGCACGAAGCCGGCGCCGCAAGCGGAGCCCGAGGTGGTGGGGTTTGATGATGGTGTGATCCCTGGGTTTGGTGGGAGCACGAACCATGACGATTCGGCAAG GGAGGATCCTATAACAAGAGAAGAAAGTGAATCAATTTCGTCCAGCAAAATGAGTGTGAGCATGCCGGAAGATCCTTTTGTCATTTTAGGTGCTATGCCCAAATCGGGATATTCATCCTTTAGATTGTTTTCAGACCATTTGGATAACATCGGCATGCCTGCGAAGTCAGGGAACACAAAGGTTGATGCCCCTTCTAATACTAGTGTGGTGTTTCAGAGCTCTGATATTTTTGCTGGGTTTCCAAAAGCCATGCCATCCTATTCATTTACATCTGAAAAAAAGAGCGATACAACTGAAAGGAGATCTGTAGATAACATAAATAGCATGAGTCATTGCAATCAGACGGCTCAGGAAAAGCCAGTCCAACGAGCTTCAGCAGAAGCGCATGGCAATGTATTGCCTGTGATGAACGTCTTTGAGCCATCTGTTCTCCATGAAGTACCTGGCACCACTGGTTTCCAGACTTTAAACCCATTTGCTATGGATATGCCAGATGAATTGCCAGAGGAGAATCAATATTCAAAAATGCCTAATGATGTGTGGCTAACTGTTTCAGATATTGCTCTAGTGACACAACCTACAAGTGTACCACCTCCTTcacgtcctccacctccacttgCCACCAAGCAACCACTAACTGAATCTGTCACTAGCAAAACATATCCTCATCTTCATAATCAAGGCTTCCATCATTCCGTTAGTTCTGCAAATACTTCTAAAACATCCCAAATTAATGAACTGGAAGATTTTTTCATGGCAAAGCCTGCTAAGTTTGCCAATGGGCATCCACAAGCTCTAAATCATGAAGGAAAGGAACAATACTCTTCTACAGCTACTGTAAGTTTCATGGATTGGGCTGAATTGAGACATTCTAAAGGGATAAACCAAGGGGCTTTCGATTCTATGTTCACTAGCAGTCAGTATCGACAGCAGGAAATAGACgagaaaatagagttttgtTCTCATGAAATGGAAAATATAAATGAAGAAGGGAGAGTAGAGAATGAACGAAGACAAAGagaacatgaagaggagcaAAGAAGTGCAGAAATGGAGagggaagaagagcttgagagGGAAAGAGAAAAGGTGAGACAAAGGGAACAAGAGGAGCGAAAGAGGtgtgagaaagagagagaggccaGGCAGGCTGTAGAGAAGGCCATTCGGGAGGCACGCGAAAGAGCAGGTGCTGAAGCACGCATGCAAGCTGAGAGGATGGCTCGTCAAAGGGCGGAACGAGCTGCAGTACAGAAAGTAGCAGCAGAAGCTCGTGAGAGAGCTGTGGTGGAGGCAAAGGAAAGAGCTGCAAAGGCTGCTGCAGAAGCTAAGgaaagagcagcagcagaggcTAGGGAAAGGGCTGAAGCAGAATCAAGGGAAAGTGCCGCCAAAGCTGCTGCAGAAGCAAGGGAGAAGGCAGCAGCAGAATCTCAGGAGAAAGCTGCTGCAGAAGCTCGGGCAAAAGCTGAGCGAGCTGCTGTTGAGAAAGCTGCAGCAGAAGCAAGGAGGAGGGCTGAAAGAGCAGTTTTTGAGAGGGTTGCTGCTGAAGCTCGACAAAGGGCTGCTAATGAAGCTAGAGAAAGGGCTGCAGCTGAAGCACGGGCAAGAGAAAATAAGCATAGAACAGCAACAGCGCAACCTGATCTTGAGTCTATCTTTGGTATGCCTTCTAGATCAAGCAGTGTATCAAGATCACAAACTGCAACAACG AATCCTTTTGATGTTCAACCTCAAGGTAGTTCTGGTTCTGGTACTGTGAGGACATCTTCGGGTTCAGCTTCTCCCTTCGCTCAGCCTTCATCAAGCAATCTTATGGATGACTTATCTTCTATATTTGGAG CACCTTCATCATCTGCTGTATTTCAAGAATTGGATGGAGAGAGTGAAGAAAGAAGGAAGGCAAGATTAGAGCGTCACCAAAGGACAATGGAGCGTGCG GCAAAAGCTCTTGCTGAAAAAAATGAGCGTGATTTGCAAGCTCAGCAGGAGCAGGAAGAGCGACAT AGAATTGGTGAAACACTTGATTTTGAGATAAAGAGGTGGGCTGCTGGGAAGGAAGGCAACTTACGGGCCTTGCTATCAACATTGCAATAT
- the LOC133901128 gene encoding auxilin-related protein 1-like isoform X1, which translates to MADPVLVDDLGLFRPPPASVYDDMFDSCFNRAAEAPEPSSAASSSSPSPRPPVFDKPIFDDDPDAADVDPFDAIPLFGGGVGGGGGEGEENFLGGLGSAAKPEGKREPEVAGFDDDLMPGLGGSARSTEPVREAETDQEAPGFDDDSVPGFGGSTKPAPQAEPEVVGFDDGVIPGFGGSTNHDDSAREDPITREESESISSSKMSVSMPEDPFVILGAMPKSGYSSFRLFSDHLDNIGMPAKSGNTKVDAPSNTSVVFQSSDIFAGFPKAMPSYSFTSEKKSDTTERRSVDNINSMSHCNQTAQEKPVQRASAEAHGNVLPVMNVFEPSVLHEVPGTTGFQTLNPFAMDMPDELPEENQYSKMPNDVWLTVSDIALVTQPTSVPPPSRPPPPLATKQPLTESVTSKTYPHLHNQGFHHSVSSANTSKTSQINELEDFFMAKPAKFANGHPQALNHEGKEQYSSTATVSFMDWAELRHSKGINQGAFDSMFTSSQYRQQEIDEKIEFCSHEMENINEEGRVENERRQREHEEEQRSAEMEREEELEREREKVRQREQEERKRCEKEREARQAVEKAIREARERAGAEARMQAERMARQRAERAAVQKVAAEARERAVVEAKERAAKAAAEAKERAAAEARERAEAESRESAAKAAAEAREKAAAESQEKAAAEARAKAERAAVEKAAAEARRRAERAVFERVAAEARQRAANEARERAAAEARARENKHRTATAQPDLESIFGMPSRSSSVSRSQTATTNPFDVQPQGSSGSGTVRTSSGSASPFAQPSSSNLMDDLSSIFGAPSSSAVFQELDGESEERRKARLERHQRTMERAAKALAEKNERDLQAQQEQEERHRIGETLDFEIKRWAAGKEGNLRALLSTLQYILWPQCGWRPISLTDLITAASVKKEYRKATLCIHPDKVQQKGANLQQKYIAEKVFDLLKAAGTSFWRVEGSI; encoded by the exons ATGGCCGACCCCGTCCTCGTCGACGACCTCGGCCTCTTCAGGCCACCGCCGGCCTCCGTCTACGACGACATGTTCGACTCCTGCTTCAACCGCGCGGCCGAGGCCCCCGAGCCGTCGTCCGcggcctcctcatcctcgccgtcgccgcgcccgcCCGTGTTCGACAAGCCGATCTTCGACGACGATCCCGACGCGGCCGATGTCGACCCCTTCGACGCGATCCCCTTGTTTGGAggtggcgtcggcggcggcggcggtgaaggGGAGGAGAACTTCCTCGGTGGCCTCGGGAGCGCGGCGAAGCCAGAGGGGAAGAGGGAGCCGGAGGTGGCGGGGTTTGATGACGACTTGATGCCTGGGCTTGGTGGGAGCGCCAGGTCGACGGAGCCGGTGAGGGAGGCGGAGACGGACCAGGAGGCGCCGGGGTTTGACGACGATTCGGTCCCTGGGTTTGGTGGGAGCACGAAGCCGGCGCCGCAAGCGGAGCCCGAGGTGGTGGGGTTTGATGATGGTGTGATCCCTGGGTTTGGTGGGAGCACGAACCATGACGATTCGGCAAG GGAGGATCCTATAACAAGAGAAGAAAGTGAATCAATTTCGTCCAGCAAAATGAGTGTGAGCATGCCGGAAGATCCTTTTGTCATTTTAGGTGCTATGCCCAAATCGGGATATTCATCCTTTAGATTGTTTTCAGACCATTTGGATAACATCGGCATGCCTGCGAAGTCAGGGAACACAAAGGTTGATGCCCCTTCTAATACTAGTGTGGTGTTTCAGAGCTCTGATATTTTTGCTGGGTTTCCAAAAGCCATGCCATCCTATTCATTTACATCTGAAAAAAAGAGCGATACAACTGAAAGGAGATCTGTAGATAACATAAATAGCATGAGTCATTGCAATCAGACGGCTCAGGAAAAGCCAGTCCAACGAGCTTCAGCAGAAGCGCATGGCAATGTATTGCCTGTGATGAACGTCTTTGAGCCATCTGTTCTCCATGAAGTACCTGGCACCACTGGTTTCCAGACTTTAAACCCATTTGCTATGGATATGCCAGATGAATTGCCAGAGGAGAATCAATATTCAAAAATGCCTAATGATGTGTGGCTAACTGTTTCAGATATTGCTCTAGTGACACAACCTACAAGTGTACCACCTCCTTcacgtcctccacctccacttgCCACCAAGCAACCACTAACTGAATCTGTCACTAGCAAAACATATCCTCATCTTCATAATCAAGGCTTCCATCATTCCGTTAGTTCTGCAAATACTTCTAAAACATCCCAAATTAATGAACTGGAAGATTTTTTCATGGCAAAGCCTGCTAAGTTTGCCAATGGGCATCCACAAGCTCTAAATCATGAAGGAAAGGAACAATACTCTTCTACAGCTACTGTAAGTTTCATGGATTGGGCTGAATTGAGACATTCTAAAGGGATAAACCAAGGGGCTTTCGATTCTATGTTCACTAGCAGTCAGTATCGACAGCAGGAAATAGACgagaaaatagagttttgtTCTCATGAAATGGAAAATATAAATGAAGAAGGGAGAGTAGAGAATGAACGAAGACAAAGagaacatgaagaggagcaAAGAAGTGCAGAAATGGAGagggaagaagagcttgagagGGAAAGAGAAAAGGTGAGACAAAGGGAACAAGAGGAGCGAAAGAGGtgtgagaaagagagagaggccaGGCAGGCTGTAGAGAAGGCCATTCGGGAGGCACGCGAAAGAGCAGGTGCTGAAGCACGCATGCAAGCTGAGAGGATGGCTCGTCAAAGGGCGGAACGAGCTGCAGTACAGAAAGTAGCAGCAGAAGCTCGTGAGAGAGCTGTGGTGGAGGCAAAGGAAAGAGCTGCAAAGGCTGCTGCAGAAGCTAAGgaaagagcagcagcagaggcTAGGGAAAGGGCTGAAGCAGAATCAAGGGAAAGTGCCGCCAAAGCTGCTGCAGAAGCAAGGGAGAAGGCAGCAGCAGAATCTCAGGAGAAAGCTGCTGCAGAAGCTCGGGCAAAAGCTGAGCGAGCTGCTGTTGAGAAAGCTGCAGCAGAAGCAAGGAGGAGGGCTGAAAGAGCAGTTTTTGAGAGGGTTGCTGCTGAAGCTCGACAAAGGGCTGCTAATGAAGCTAGAGAAAGGGCTGCAGCTGAAGCACGGGCAAGAGAAAATAAGCATAGAACAGCAACAGCGCAACCTGATCTTGAGTCTATCTTTGGTATGCCTTCTAGATCAAGCAGTGTATCAAGATCACAAACTGCAACAACG AATCCTTTTGATGTTCAACCTCAAGGTAGTTCTGGTTCTGGTACTGTGAGGACATCTTCGGGTTCAGCTTCTCCCTTCGCTCAGCCTTCATCAAGCAATCTTATGGATGACTTATCTTCTATATTTGGAG CACCTTCATCATCTGCTGTATTTCAAGAATTGGATGGAGAGAGTGAAGAAAGAAGGAAGGCAAGATTAGAGCGTCACCAAAGGACAATGGAGCGTGCG GCAAAAGCTCTTGCTGAAAAAAATGAGCGTGATTTGCAAGCTCAGCAGGAGCAGGAAGAGCGACAT AGAATTGGTGAAACACTTGATTTTGAGATAAAGAGGTGGGCTGCTGGGAAGGAAGGCAACTTACGGGCCTTGCTATCAACATTGCAATAT